ATCGGCATCAACCGGCACGCGGTCTGGTGCAGGCGTCGATTTGACTTCCGGGTTGAGCGTCTGGTCAGGAGACATCTCCGGCGAGCCGCCCAGGTCGATCACATAGGGCGAGCCGCTGTCGGAGAAACCGACCGGGTCCTTGAAGTAACCGGCAATAGCGACCAGTTGCTCGGGCGTGGCCGACGACATCAGCCAGAGCACAAGGAAGAACGCCATCATCGCCGTCGCAAAGTCGGCGAAGGCAATCTTCCAGGCGCCGCCGTGGTGCCCCCCGCCAAAGCGCTTGACGCGCTTTATGATAATCGGCTGATTATTTTCCATGGATCAACGACCGCGGACAGCTTGTTCCAGCTCACTGAAGCTGGGGCGATGGGCTGGATAAAGCACCTTGCGACCGAACTCTACAGCCAGCGAAGGCGGCACACCGGACGCCGACGCAACCAGCGAGGCCTTGATCGATTCGTAGACATTCATTTCTTCTTTGGCATCGTGAGCCAGAGAAGTGGCCAGCGGGCCGAAGAAGCCGTAGGCCGCCAAAATACCGAAGAACGTACCGACCAGCGCCGCACCTACGTGCATGCCGATCGCGGCCTTGTCGCCCGAACCCAGGGACGCCATGGTCACAACGATACCCAGTACCGCAGCGACGATACCGAAACCGGGCATCGCATCGGCCACCCCGGTGACCGCATGGGAAGGATGCTCAAGCTCTTCTTTCATGCTCAGCAGCTCCATGTCGAACAAGCCTTCCAGCTCGTGCGGCGCCATGTTGCCGGAGGACATGATGCGCAGGTAATCGCAGATGAACGCGATCATGCGGGTGTCTTTGAGCACGCCTGGATATTTGGCGAAAATCGGGCTGTTCTCAGGTTCTTCGATGTCCCCTTCAATGGCCATCATGCCTTCGCGACGGCTTTTGTTGAGGATCTCGTAGACCAGGCCCAACACCTCAAGGTAGTAACCATGGGTGAACCGGGTGCTGAACATCTTCAAGGACTTCTTGATGACCAGCATGGTCATATAGCCCGGGTTGGCTTGCAGGAATGCACCCAGCGCCGCACCGCCGATGATCATGACCTCGAAAGGCTGGATCAACGCAGCGATCTGACCGTGGGACAGTACGTATCCGCCGAGAACGCTCGCGAAAACGACGATGATGCCGATAATTTTTGCCATAGGTAGAAAATACTTACTGAGTCGGGTTCATGGTCATTGCGCGAGAAGCGCCTGAAACTCTTGTCCTGCTTATCGGCATGAATGCGCCAGACTATAGTCAGAACACGCGAAAATCCTGACCGATGTGTGCCGCCGGACCGTGTGCTGCAAGGGCCAGCATGATGCCAGTACTCGACGTCGATCTAATCTCCCAGCCGTACGGGTGTTGTGAATGCAATCAGATAAAGCTACGTCGCTCCCTGTCCCCCGCAGCCTGGATCAATGGATAAAGCAGCTCGACAGCATCGCGTTGCCGGTGCCCGCAGTGGCGCATCAGCGAGTTCAGGCCGCGTTGACCGACAGCCGTCGCTCGTTGCGTGACATCGCAGACCTCATGCAAGACAGCCCGGCCTTGGTGCTCAATGTTCTGCGCGAGGCCAACCTGGCCAATAACGCCCTGACTCAGCCTGCGGAGAGTCTTGAGGTAGCCATCAATCGCCTGGGCCTGGCGCGTACGGAAGCGCTGCTGGCGCGCTTGCCCAGCGTCGACGCACGCGAGATTCCGGTGGCCTTGCGCCAATTGCAGATGATCAGCCAGCACGCGATGCAACAGGCTTACGGTTTATTTGCCAATCAACTGGCACGGCTGTGGCAGGACATCCACCTGGGCAGTCTGCTCTTTCTCTCGCCGCTCTGGCCCATGGCGCTGGCACACCCCACGCTACTGGAAGAATGGGAGCTGCGGGTTATCCACAAAGGTGAATGCGCCAAGTCGGTGGAAAACTCGCTGTTTGGCGTACGGCTGGTGCATCTCTGTCAGGCGCTGGCACACCACTGGCGCCTGCCTGTCTGGGTGACCCAAGGGTACGAACTGTTGACCTCTCAGCAGCGCAGTCTGGTCAAAGTCCTGCGCATCGCTCACGGCAACGACGACGCACTCAAGCAGCGGCAGCAGCTCGATGCCGATCTGCCTCTTCGACGCTGGCTCAATCAGCCCGCCAACACGATTTTGTTGGCCAACGGCCTGGCGCTTTCCGCGCATCAAGCCTGGGACACGCCGCACAGCCTGCGCTGGCAACTG
The nucleotide sequence above comes from Pseudomonas lutea. Encoded proteins:
- the motA gene encoding flagellar motor stator protein MotA; this translates as MAKIIGIIVVFASVLGGYVLSHGQIAALIQPFEVMIIGGAALGAFLQANPGYMTMLVIKKSLKMFSTRFTHGYYLEVLGLVYEILNKSRREGMMAIEGDIEEPENSPIFAKYPGVLKDTRMIAFICDYLRIMSSGNMAPHELEGLFDMELLSMKEELEHPSHAVTGVADAMPGFGIVAAVLGIVVTMASLGSGDKAAIGMHVGAALVGTFFGILAAYGFFGPLATSLAHDAKEEMNVYESIKASLVASASGVPPSLAVEFGRKVLYPAHRPSFSELEQAVRGR
- a CDS encoding HDOD domain-containing protein, with the translated sequence MQSDKATSLPVPRSLDQWIKQLDSIALPVPAVAHQRVQAALTDSRRSLRDIADLMQDSPALVLNVLREANLANNALTQPAESLEVAINRLGLARTEALLARLPSVDAREIPVALRQLQMISQHAMQQAYGLFANQLARLWQDIHLGSLLFLSPLWPMALAHPTLLEEWELRVIHKGECAKSVENSLFGVRLVHLCQALAHHWRLPVWVTQGYELLTSQQRSLVKVLRIAHGNDDALKQRQQLDADLPLRRWLNQPANTILLANGLALSAHQAWDTPHSLRWQLLTSLYLQQPLDQLQQQVHQNAVASARQHSTPDIWHPAQALLWPWNARRVHKGMLPAPAPTPDALQVWRRHCADLLKEPGIFINAMHLTTCARDALVAAGMQRVVLLMTDRKTDSLRVHQIAGLDKSAAALLVPYNNSTLLQRLLAQPTQLRLTPANNAQFSALLPAQLRHLFSGEHLLIRSLASNGRVVMLVMADQGGGPFSEMSVQAFGKTGQCIEKALTTFSHRNG